The Chryseolinea soli genome contains a region encoding:
- the uvrC gene encoding excinuclease ABC subunit UvrC, whose product MYDRLKEVVQRLPESPGVYRFYNDEDVLIYVGKAKSIKKRVSSYFSKSTGVNRKTLKLVSEIERIDFTVSNSEFDALLLENNFIKQNQPKYNILLKDDKTFPYLVILKERFPRIIYTRKYLPKQGEYFGPFSSVVAMKNVLELTRKLYSIRTCNLLLSEANVEQKKFKVCLEYHLGNCKGPCEGYQDEKSYLEEIEQARNILKGNLSIVYNHFTSQMKTAAGNMEFERAHFYKEKLETLERFQSKSLVVNKDLTDIDVCTITSTESYAYVNYLMIREGAIIFSKTMEVKKKLDEPDDEILSFTVFELREQTHSQNKLILSNVAITLLEDKVENVIPQIGDKKKLLALSIKNALELKREREIFREGKKSKQKEVLLILQKDLQIQHLPNIIECFDNSNLQGTTPVASMVRFVDGKADKKGYRHFNIKTVEGPDDFASMKEIVGRRYKRIQEEAGKLPDLIMVDGGKGQLSSACEALKELNLYGQIPIIGIAKRLEEIYYPEDPLPLHISKKSPGLLLMQQIRDEAHRFAITFHRQKRSKVQLKTEMEGLEGIGQKTSVKLLQHFKSVKKIKEAPFEEIEKLVGRKKAEIILGIKEKEVK is encoded by the coding sequence ATGTACGACCGGCTCAAAGAAGTTGTTCAGCGACTGCCGGAATCTCCTGGTGTCTATCGCTTCTATAACGACGAAGATGTGCTCATCTACGTCGGCAAGGCAAAGAGCATCAAGAAAAGGGTAAGCAGTTATTTCAGCAAGAGCACGGGCGTGAATCGCAAAACGCTCAAGCTGGTCTCGGAGATCGAACGCATCGACTTTACGGTGTCCAATTCCGAGTTCGACGCGTTGTTGCTGGAGAACAATTTCATCAAACAGAATCAGCCCAAGTACAACATCCTGCTGAAGGACGACAAGACGTTTCCCTATTTGGTCATTCTCAAGGAACGATTCCCTCGTATTATCTACACGCGCAAATACCTGCCTAAACAAGGCGAGTACTTTGGCCCTTTCTCCAGCGTAGTAGCCATGAAGAATGTATTGGAGTTAACCCGCAAGCTATACTCCATCCGGACTTGCAATCTCCTGCTCAGCGAAGCGAACGTGGAGCAAAAAAAATTCAAAGTATGTCTCGAATACCACCTTGGCAATTGCAAGGGTCCTTGCGAAGGCTACCAGGACGAAAAATCATACCTGGAAGAAATCGAGCAGGCCCGCAACATCCTGAAAGGCAATCTCAGCATCGTCTACAATCACTTTACCTCCCAAATGAAAACAGCGGCCGGCAATATGGAATTCGAGCGGGCGCATTTTTATAAGGAGAAGCTGGAAACGCTGGAAAGATTCCAATCCAAATCGCTTGTCGTCAATAAAGACCTTACGGATATCGATGTGTGCACCATCACCAGCACGGAATCTTATGCCTATGTGAACTACCTAATGATCCGTGAAGGGGCGATTATCTTCTCCAAGACCATGGAGGTGAAGAAGAAACTCGACGAGCCCGACGACGAAATTCTGAGCTTTACGGTTTTCGAACTACGAGAGCAAACCCACAGTCAGAACAAACTGATCTTAAGCAATGTGGCGATCACGCTGCTGGAAGACAAAGTCGAAAACGTGATCCCTCAGATCGGCGACAAGAAGAAACTCCTCGCGTTGTCGATCAAAAACGCCCTTGAGTTAAAACGTGAACGCGAGATCTTCCGCGAGGGAAAGAAATCAAAGCAAAAAGAAGTATTGCTGATCCTTCAAAAGGATCTGCAGATCCAACACTTGCCCAACATCATCGAATGCTTCGACAACTCCAACCTGCAAGGCACCACACCGGTGGCGTCCATGGTGCGCTTTGTTGATGGGAAGGCTGATAAAAAAGGCTACCGCCATTTCAACATCAAGACCGTGGAAGGGCCCGACGACTTTGCATCCATGAAAGAGATCGTTGGCCGGCGTTACAAAAGGATCCAGGAGGAGGCCGGCAAGCTCCCCGACCTGATCATGGTCGACGGGGGCAAAGGACAATTGAGCAGTGCCTGCGAGGCATTAAAGGAATTGAATCTCTATGGTCAGATCCCGATCATCGGCATCGCCAAGCGATTAGAAGAGATCTACTATCCAGAGGACCCGTTGCCGCTGCACATCAGTAAAAAATCGCCAGGGCTGTTATTGATGCAGCAGATCCGTGACGAGGCCCACCGCTTTGCCATCACTTTCCACCGGCAAAAGAGAAGCAAGGTGCAGTTGAAAACCGAGATGGAGGGTCTTGAGGGTATCGGTCAGAAAACCTCCGTGAAATTATTACAGCATTTCAAGTCCGTGAAGAAGATCAAGGAAGCGCCGTTTGAGGAGATCGAGAAACTGGTAGGGCGCAAAAAGGCGGAGATCATTTTGGGTATAAAAGAAAAGGAGGTCAAGTGA
- a CDS encoding SUMF1/EgtB/PvdO family nonheme iron enzyme produces MNKSVVSKVVLVFAGAVASACGLLGLGGKKGGDQGELVGVPGREGWVMTIPYGMVPIPAGTFHMGQADEDPASTQINFNKQVTIGSFFMDDTEITNNEYRQFTNFFLVDNGSIEGFETVDAETFRQKYYPDTASWVRDFAHHMGDPIQDYYYWHPGYDDYPVVGVNWDAAVFFGQWRTAYLNDYRKSVGDFPMPAFRLPSEAEWEYAARGGRDMAKYPWGNPYIRNSKGCMLANFKPGRGNFYDDGFAYSSPVQSYFPNDYGLYDMSGNVSEWCLDDFNPASVPTVWDLNPQYIDPRTNPESAKYNPRVPPKKVVRGGSWKDVAYYLETGTRTYEFKDSTRAYIGFRCAMTHLGRSSGQEF; encoded by the coding sequence ATGAATAAATCGGTTGTTTCTAAAGTAGTTTTAGTATTCGCAGGGGCTGTTGCCAGTGCTTGTGGATTACTTGGCCTTGGCGGCAAAAAAGGCGGCGACCAAGGTGAACTCGTTGGTGTTCCCGGGCGAGAAGGCTGGGTGATGACCATCCCCTATGGTATGGTGCCCATTCCTGCCGGAACATTCCACATGGGGCAAGCGGATGAAGACCCTGCTTCTACGCAGATCAACTTCAACAAGCAAGTAACGATCGGTTCGTTCTTCATGGACGATACAGAAATCACGAACAATGAGTATCGCCAGTTCACAAACTTTTTCCTGGTCGATAACGGAAGCATCGAAGGCTTCGAAACCGTAGACGCAGAAACGTTCCGTCAGAAATACTATCCGGATACCGCTTCCTGGGTTCGCGACTTCGCACACCACATGGGCGATCCTATCCAGGACTACTACTACTGGCACCCCGGCTACGACGACTATCCGGTCGTGGGCGTGAACTGGGACGCTGCCGTGTTCTTCGGTCAATGGAGAACTGCTTACCTGAACGACTACCGCAAGAGCGTGGGCGACTTCCCGATGCCCGCCTTCCGTCTCCCTTCCGAAGCAGAATGGGAATATGCAGCCCGCGGTGGCCGCGATATGGCAAAATATCCTTGGGGTAACCCGTATATCCGTAACTCGAAAGGTTGTATGCTGGCCAACTTCAAACCCGGCCGCGGTAACTTCTACGACGACGGCTTCGCCTACTCCTCACCCGTACAGTCCTACTTCCCCAATGACTATGGTCTGTACGACATGTCGGGCAACGTATCCGAATGGTGCCTCGACGACTTTAACCCCGCATCCGTACCCACGGTATGGGACTTGAACCCGCAATACATCGACCCTCGTACCAACCCGGAAAGTGCCAAGTACAACCCCCGTGTTCCGCCCAAGAAAGTGGTTCGTGGCGGATCGTGGAAAGACGTGGCCTACTACCTGGAAACCGGTACGCGGACATATGAATTCAAAGATTCCACCCGTGCGTATATAGGCTTCCGTTGCGCCATGACGCACTTGGGCCGTTCATCAGGTCAGGAATTTTAG
- a CDS encoding DUF4271 domain-containing protein, giving the protein MKATSHFLIAALLTLLSATALLGQEYTVLKDLKAEWQVNQEDRFEPFQKKTGDVSTVYFWIEAAKYPGVALHVSSTEPVSLFVNGQLAAQHSTGLYLKIDSLRKVFHAPVLQIGVHQTRVKEGGLQTTLETVSNAASTAIVPLQFASFRDFAIVGMMILLTMLVVIIKLNPKLTSDYFSITKIFSMREGEESQVYSRITSSTNVLFYAYSSLMLGYYLIIIFHFLPTHYSAALAFQATTFWEAMREWTRLSFIVLALFFLKIVLVYGLSFVFGMREVSGIHFFNWVRLLLGVFGVLTIILFLYFITHGQREGFYVFLLSMMSWLLAGWTILILLKLQRAMGHSMFHLFSYICATELIPFLITIKVLYN; this is encoded by the coding sequence ATGAAGGCAACCTCGCATTTTTTGATCGCCGCGCTCCTGACCCTCCTGAGCGCCACCGCGCTGCTCGGCCAGGAGTATACGGTGTTGAAAGATTTGAAAGCCGAATGGCAGGTGAACCAGGAAGATCGCTTCGAGCCGTTCCAAAAGAAAACCGGCGACGTGAGCACGGTCTATTTCTGGATCGAAGCCGCAAAATATCCGGGTGTTGCACTCCACGTGAGCAGCACGGAACCCGTTTCCCTTTTTGTGAATGGCCAGTTGGCTGCCCAACACAGCACCGGTCTCTATCTGAAAATAGACAGTCTCCGCAAAGTATTTCACGCCCCCGTGCTACAGATCGGTGTGCACCAAACACGCGTCAAAGAAGGCGGTCTTCAGACCACGCTGGAGACGGTTTCCAATGCTGCCTCGACCGCCATCGTGCCGCTGCAGTTCGCCTCTTTTCGTGATTTTGCTATCGTGGGCATGATGATTTTGCTCACCATGTTGGTGGTAATCATCAAGCTGAACCCCAAACTCACCTCAGATTATTTCTCCATTACGAAAATATTTTCCATGCGTGAAGGCGAGGAAAGCCAGGTCTATTCGCGCATCACCAGCAGCACCAACGTTTTGTTTTACGCCTACAGCAGCTTGATGCTGGGCTATTATCTGATCATTATTTTTCATTTTCTGCCCACGCACTATTCGGCCGCACTGGCCTTCCAGGCTACCACCTTTTGGGAGGCGATGCGCGAGTGGACAAGGTTGAGTTTTATCGTGCTGGCACTGTTTTTCCTGAAGATTGTGTTGGTCTATGGCCTCTCTTTTGTGTTCGGCATGCGCGAAGTGAGTGGCATCCATTTCTTCAATTGGGTGCGGTTGTTGCTGGGCGTTTTCGGTGTTCTAACGATCATTCTCTTCCTCTACTTCATCACCCACGGACAGCGTGAAGGCTTCTACGTATTTCTGCTGAGCATGATGTCGTGGTTGCTCGCGGGATGGACCATCCTCATTCTTTTAAAGTTGCAGCGGGCGATGGGTCACTCAATGTTTCATTTATTTTCGTACATTTGTGCGACGGAATTAATACCCTTTCTCATAACAATTAAGGTTCTTTATAATTAG
- the gldN gene encoding gliding motility protein GldN, with amino-acid sequence MKKSIFITLFSVGLTGAFAQEVQDLEVQYNPNSLNPIPVYEQHYKVRVWRNIDLREKQNKGFFAKNGEISKLIVDAVKSGELTDIYNSDSLTTKLSKEDFLGRLVQEQAQTFPAWNPTTDFYTDDIVSFNGKNYRAVQDSKGITPSEDATDYWAATNQGSGLEYAVGDMSSIHMMEDMIFDRRRSRLYYDIQAFEIIVPGAKTTTGIDNSLGWFKYKDLEKLFRNNIPKAVWFNRQNTAQNKNFADAFLLRLFQGSIYKVQNPDDETIDDTYRGNGRPYREGVWAREWTEMMLMEKEHNLWEF; translated from the coding sequence ATGAAAAAGAGCATTTTTATAACACTGTTTTCAGTTGGACTGACCGGCGCATTTGCGCAGGAGGTGCAGGATTTGGAAGTTCAGTACAATCCGAATTCGCTCAATCCAATTCCCGTGTATGAGCAGCACTACAAAGTGCGTGTGTGGAGGAATATCGATCTCCGGGAAAAGCAAAACAAAGGCTTCTTCGCCAAAAACGGAGAGATCAGCAAACTCATTGTTGATGCCGTAAAGTCTGGAGAACTAACAGACATTTATAACAGTGACTCTTTGACTACCAAATTATCGAAGGAAGACTTCCTGGGACGGTTGGTACAAGAGCAAGCCCAGACCTTCCCGGCCTGGAACCCCACTACCGACTTCTACACGGATGATATCGTGAGCTTCAACGGCAAGAACTATCGCGCCGTGCAAGACAGCAAGGGCATCACGCCCAGCGAAGACGCCACCGACTATTGGGCAGCCACCAACCAAGGTAGCGGTCTCGAATACGCCGTAGGCGACATGAGCTCCATCCACATGATGGAAGACATGATCTTCGACAGAAGAAGATCCAGATTGTACTACGACATTCAGGCTTTTGAGATCATCGTTCCCGGTGCGAAGACCACCACAGGTATCGATAACTCGCTCGGATGGTTCAAATACAAGGACCTGGAGAAATTATTCAGAAACAACATTCCGAAGGCTGTTTGGTTCAATCGCCAGAACACCGCGCAAAACAAGAACTTTGCCGATGCATTCTTACTGAGATTGTTCCAAGGCTCGATCTACAAAGTGCAGAACCCCGACGATGAAACCATCGACGATACTTACCGTGGCAATGGACGTCCCTACAGAGAAGGCGTTTGGGCTCGCGAGTGGACGGAGATGATGCTCATGGAGAAGGAACACAACCTTTGGGAATTCTAA
- a CDS encoding uroporphyrinogen-III synthase, with amino-acid sequence MSEIATERMRKVKSILVTQEAPADANSPYLKLAEKFNLKIDFRPFIQVEPVPVKEFRKQKIDILNHTAIIFTSRNAVDHFFHICQELKVEMPPEMKYFCISEQTSNYLQKYIVIRKRKIFTGLKTAQDLLEILKKHKNEKYLFPCSDIRKNDIPDFLKDGGYHYTEAIIYHTVAADLSDLKEVFYDILAFFSPSGINSLFVNFPEFKQNNTRIAVFGPTTAKAVRDAGLILDIEAPLPNAPSMTGALELYIKKANGIK; translated from the coding sequence ATGAGTGAAATTGCTACTGAAAGGATGCGCAAAGTGAAGAGCATCCTCGTAACCCAAGAAGCTCCAGCAGATGCTAATTCTCCCTATTTAAAACTTGCTGAAAAGTTTAACCTGAAAATTGACTTCAGGCCGTTCATACAGGTCGAACCCGTACCCGTCAAAGAATTCCGTAAACAGAAGATCGACATCCTCAACCACACGGCCATCATCTTTACGAGCCGGAATGCCGTGGATCACTTCTTCCACATCTGTCAGGAATTGAAAGTGGAAATGCCCCCGGAGATGAAATACTTCTGTATCTCCGAACAAACGTCGAACTACCTTCAGAAATACATCGTCATTCGCAAGCGCAAGATCTTCACCGGCCTCAAAACCGCGCAAGACCTGTTGGAAATTCTGAAGAAGCACAAGAACGAGAAGTATCTCTTCCCGTGTTCCGATATCCGCAAGAATGACATCCCCGACTTCCTCAAAGACGGCGGATACCACTATACCGAGGCCATCATCTACCATACCGTTGCGGCCGACCTGTCCGACCTGAAGGAAGTGTTCTACGACATCCTGGCCTTCTTCAGCCCCTCGGGTATCAACTCCCTTTTTGTGAATTTTCCCGAATTTAAACAGAACAACACCCGCATAGCCGTCTTCGGCCCCACAACGGCCAAAGCCGTACGCGACGCGGGTTTGATCCTGGATATCGAGGCCCCGCTGCCCAACGCCCCGTCCATGACCGGAGCCTTGGAACTCTATATTAAGAAGGCTAATGGCATCAAGTAA
- the gldM gene encoding gliding motility protein GldM, which produces MAGGKETPRQKMIGMMYLVLTALLALQVSNAVLEKFAIINVTLTGLITDGNKKSDEILKGIIADAGESQSANVIKAKTNAEQVRKITKDALNYIDELKKRMMATSGTDKIDEKLINDHSSKVAAMMIDVKSKEQEGKKYEKLLNDYVAQLKDLSGLDFAKLAKPPKDIPIFATNEDHVRKDYLTFTFENTPVIAALASVTQTQTEILEYEATALDKLAKDAGANRISFDQFIPMVRAKSSTVAAGAKYEAEMFLTGSSTSISSEFYKDGAKLPIIADAGGVQMGKIEFTASGGGYDATGIAKKSFKAEIKVKGQTFTQNIEYYVAQPVIRVTTGNAPTLYMNCGNTVNIEVPALGTNYNPSFSAASAEIRKGDKPGRVTIIPSARKITVGVTNGGTKIGDQQFDVKNVPDPRYVAYIGSTAVDLRNGIKPNQLANLRFVAEPENNFKEEVPKDARYKIKRAEVILGRGTAGVQRLNATNENPDLRSWSSQARPGDRVVIDIKEVARRTFTDGEEKVPVKGSSGIIIIPIN; this is translated from the coding sequence ATGGCAGGTGGAAAAGAAACCCCGCGTCAGAAGATGATAGGCATGATGTACCTCGTGCTTACAGCGCTCCTCGCGCTGCAAGTAAGTAACGCGGTACTGGAGAAATTCGCCATCATCAACGTTACCCTTACCGGCCTGATCACCGACGGGAACAAGAAAAGCGACGAGATTTTGAAAGGAATCATTGCGGATGCAGGCGAAAGCCAGTCAGCCAATGTGATCAAGGCAAAAACGAATGCAGAGCAAGTGAGAAAAATCACGAAGGATGCATTGAACTATATTGATGAATTGAAGAAGCGTATGATGGCTACTTCAGGCACCGATAAAATTGATGAGAAATTGATCAACGACCACAGCTCGAAAGTAGCGGCGATGATGATCGATGTAAAATCAAAAGAACAAGAAGGTAAGAAATACGAAAAGCTTTTGAATGACTATGTCGCTCAACTGAAGGATCTTTCTGGACTTGACTTCGCCAAATTGGCAAAGCCGCCGAAAGATATTCCCATCTTTGCGACCAACGAAGATCACGTTCGTAAAGATTACCTGACATTTACCTTCGAAAACACGCCTGTGATCGCAGCGCTTGCCTCTGTAACCCAGACGCAAACCGAGATCCTCGAATATGAGGCAACAGCCCTCGATAAATTGGCCAAAGATGCTGGTGCAAACCGGATCAGCTTCGACCAGTTCATCCCGATGGTAAGAGCTAAATCCTCTACTGTCGCTGCCGGTGCGAAATATGAAGCGGAAATGTTCCTCACAGGATCTTCTACTTCGATCTCCTCGGAGTTCTACAAGGATGGTGCAAAGCTTCCGATCATCGCCGATGCAGGTGGAGTTCAGATGGGTAAAATTGAATTTACAGCTTCGGGTGGTGGTTATGATGCCACAGGTATCGCCAAAAAATCCTTCAAGGCTGAGATCAAAGTAAAAGGCCAGACCTTCACACAAAACATCGAGTATTACGTAGCACAGCCCGTGATCCGTGTGACAACGGGTAACGCTCCCACGCTCTACATGAATTGCGGAAATACGGTGAACATTGAAGTGCCTGCCTTGGGTACAAATTATAATCCTTCTTTCTCTGCAGCGAGTGCGGAGATCAGAAAGGGTGATAAGCCCGGCCGCGTTACAATCATCCCCAGTGCTCGCAAGATCACTGTAGGTGTTACGAATGGTGGCACGAAAATCGGCGATCAGCAATTTGATGTGAAAAACGTTCCGGATCCCCGCTATGTAGCCTACATCGGAAGCACAGCTGTGGATTTGAGAAATGGTATTAAGCCCAACCAACTCGCTAACCTGCGTTTTGTTGCTGAGCCTGAGAACAACTTCAAAGAAGAAGTTCCCAAGGACGCACGCTACAAAATCAAACGCGCAGAAGTGATCTTGGGTCGTGGAACGGCAGGTGTGCAACGTCTTAATGCAACCAACGAAAATCCGGATCTCCGCTCCTGGTCAAGCCAGGCAAGACCCGGTGACCGCGTGGTTATCGACATCAAGGAAGTTGCCCGCAGAACGTTCACCGATGGCGAAGAAAAGGTTCCCGTTAAAGGTTCAAGTGGTATTATAATCATACCGATAAACTAA
- the rho gene encoding transcription termination factor Rho has product MYTIDDLNVRLLSELKEIAEEMGVKNAKKLSKQDLIYKILDQQAVAGEAAPARKPPVAPAASSSPATASASAEPERKMRPRRRENVAPTPAPPVPKTESDFSSDEILDSIDINFDSTPQTFAEPEPENLDNEPEINTQEDLIRAGRADVREERPIQYRVAIREFDGAINNEGVLEIMQDGYGFLRSSDYNYLASPDDIYVSPSQIKLFGLKTGDTVKGSIRPPKEGEKYFALLKVESVNGKTTEEIRDRVAFEYLTPLFPNEKLKLSTAPDNLSTRILDLFSPIGKGQRGMIVAQPKTGKTVLLKNIANAIAENHPEVYLIVLLIDERPEEVTDMARSVKAEVVASTFDEQAERHVKVASIVLEKAKRMVECGHDVVILLDSLTRLARAYNTVVPSSGKILSGGVDANALHKPKRFFGAARKIENGGSLTIIATALIDTGSKMDEVIFEEFKGTGNMELQLDRKLSNRRVYPAIDVPASGTRREDLLLREEELQRVWILRKFMADMNSVEAMEFLQNKMKGTRNNDEFLISMNG; this is encoded by the coding sequence ATGTACACTATTGACGACCTGAATGTCAGGCTTCTTTCAGAATTGAAAGAAATTGCGGAGGAGATGGGCGTGAAGAACGCAAAGAAGCTTTCCAAACAAGACCTCATCTACAAAATCCTCGATCAGCAAGCCGTCGCGGGCGAAGCAGCTCCCGCCAGAAAACCTCCCGTAGCACCTGCCGCTTCCTCCTCACCCGCCACCGCCTCTGCTTCCGCAGAACCCGAACGCAAAATGCGTCCCCGCCGCCGCGAAAATGTAGCCCCTACTCCCGCGCCGCCGGTCCCCAAAACAGAATCCGATTTTTCCAGTGACGAGATCCTGGATTCGATCGACATAAATTTTGATAGCACACCCCAAACCTTCGCCGAACCCGAGCCCGAAAACCTCGACAACGAACCGGAGATCAACACACAGGAAGACCTCATCCGCGCCGGCCGTGCCGATGTACGCGAAGAGCGTCCCATCCAATATCGTGTCGCCATCCGCGAATTCGACGGCGCCATCAACAACGAAGGCGTATTGGAGATCATGCAGGACGGCTATGGCTTCCTCCGCTCTTCCGACTATAACTACCTGGCCAGCCCCGACGACATTTATGTGTCGCCGTCGCAGATCAAATTGTTTGGTCTCAAGACCGGCGATACCGTAAAAGGATCGATCCGCCCCCCCAAAGAAGGCGAGAAATATTTCGCCCTCCTGAAAGTGGAATCCGTCAACGGAAAAACCACCGAAGAGATCCGCGACCGCGTAGCCTTCGAATACCTCACACCCCTGTTCCCTAACGAAAAACTGAAACTGAGCACGGCGCCCGACAACCTGTCGACCCGTATCCTCGACCTGTTTTCTCCTATTGGTAAAGGACAGCGCGGTATGATCGTGGCACAACCCAAAACGGGTAAGACCGTGTTGCTGAAAAACATCGCTAACGCCATCGCCGAAAATCACCCTGAAGTATACCTCATCGTGCTGCTCATCGACGAGCGCCCGGAAGAAGTAACGGATATGGCTCGCAGCGTAAAAGCCGAAGTAGTCGCCTCCACCTTCGACGAACAAGCCGAGCGCCACGTGAAAGTGGCCAGCATCGTGTTGGAGAAAGCAAAACGCATGGTTGAATGCGGTCACGACGTGGTGATCCTCCTCGACTCGCTCACGCGTCTGGCGCGTGCCTACAACACCGTGGTGCCTTCTTCCGGAAAGATCCTTTCCGGTGGTGTGGACGCCAACGCGCTCCACAAACCCAAGCGCTTCTTTGGTGCAGCCCGCAAGATCGAGAACGGTGGCTCGCTCACCATCATCGCCACAGCCCTTATCGACACCGGTTCGAAAATGGACGAAGTGATCTTCGAAGAATTCAAGGGAACCGGTAACATGGAACTCCAGCTCGACCGCAAGCTTTCCAACAGAAGAGTATACCCCGCCATCGACGTACCGGCATCCGGCACCCGTCGCGAGGACCTGTTGTTGAGAGAAGAAGAACTGCAGCGCGTGTGGATACTCCGCAAGTTCATGGCCGACATGAACTCGGTAGAAGCCATGGAATTCCTCCAAAACAAAATGAAGGGAACCCGCAACAACGACGAATTCCTCATCTCCATGAATGGATAA
- a CDS encoding type IX secretion system membrane protein PorP/SprF, producing MLKRTFYTLSLLLFTAGAFAQQDPLFTQYMFNNLYMTPAYAGVDGVTRFSAIHRSQWLGYQSSFGDGGAPTTQMVTFNTPIHKLNSGAGAYIMNDKLGPQNNLEAQVMYAYHLGIKDTKLSFGIKAGIYSQTVNGKYYRYVQEGDPLIVEGKESQVRPDLGLGVFYRAEKYYLGLGFNHLLRSKFNFGQDSVRGALENHINFTGGYFYEVSFDLKVQFSAAVRTDLNKTQVDLAGIAYIKDTMWGGVAFRQSEAASLLLGYALLKDKSLKLGTGIDFIVKDRAAKETFSLEFMISYDLPVVGTSGKKVVRTPRYRH from the coding sequence ATGCTGAAAAGGACTTTTTATACCCTCTCGCTGCTGCTTTTTACCGCAGGTGCTTTTGCTCAGCAAGACCCCCTCTTCACGCAATACATGTTCAATAACTTGTACATGACACCAGCGTACGCAGGGGTTGATGGTGTTACCCGTTTCTCGGCAATTCACAGAAGCCAATGGTTGGGCTACCAGTCGAGCTTTGGCGACGGCGGTGCTCCGACTACGCAAATGGTTACGTTCAACACACCCATCCACAAGCTCAACAGCGGCGCCGGTGCGTACATCATGAACGACAAACTCGGTCCTCAGAATAACCTCGAAGCGCAAGTGATGTATGCCTATCACCTCGGCATCAAAGACACCAAACTAAGCTTCGGTATCAAAGCGGGGATCTACTCGCAAACGGTCAACGGCAAATACTACCGCTACGTACAGGAAGGCGACCCGCTCATTGTCGAAGGAAAAGAATCACAAGTAAGACCCGACCTCGGTTTGGGCGTCTTCTATAGAGCCGAAAAATACTACCTCGGCTTAGGCTTCAACCACCTCCTGCGCTCCAAGTTCAACTTCGGCCAGGACAGCGTCCGGGGCGCTTTGGAAAATCACATCAACTTCACTGGCGGATACTTCTACGAGGTCAGCTTCGACCTGAAAGTACAGTTCTCTGCCGCCGTTAGAACCGATTTGAACAAGACTCAAGTCGATTTGGCGGGAATTGCCTACATCAAAGATACGATGTGGGGAGGCGTGGCGTTTAGACAATCGGAAGCGGCCAGTTTACTACTGGGTTATGCTCTGCTGAAAGACAAGTCACTGAAGTTGGGAACGGGCATCGACTTTATCGTAAAGGATCGGGCTGCAAAAGAGACTTTTTCACTGGAATTTATGATAAGCTATGATCTACCGGTAGTTGGCACCAGCGGCAAAAAAGTCGTTCGGACCCCCCGGTATAGGCACTAG
- the gldL gene encoding gliding motility protein GldL, giving the protein MSKKKGGFVELLYKTIMPKVYGIGAAVVIIGALFKILHYEGADQMLFIGLTTEAVIFFLSAFEPPHQEPDWSKVYPELGEDYEAPATPTRISNKPAGASLTQQLDVSLEKAKIGPELLDSLGKGLTNLADSAKKMSNLSDAAVATNDYATNVKKASTQLLEMNKSYDTAIKAVSSMSEASKDAGEYHSQVQKVTKNLAALNSVYEMELKDADSHVKNMNKFYESLTGAMTGLSKVGDNTAKFTSELGKLTDNLTSLNKVYGSMLTAMKGGGQNA; this is encoded by the coding sequence ATGAGCAAGAAAAAAGGCGGATTTGTTGAACTACTCTACAAAACTATAATGCCAAAAGTCTATGGTATTGGTGCGGCAGTCGTAATTATTGGGGCGTTATTCAAGATCCTCCACTACGAAGGTGCTGACCAAATGCTGTTCATAGGCTTGACCACTGAAGCAGTTATCTTCTTTCTGAGCGCTTTTGAGCCGCCTCATCAAGAGCCCGATTGGTCGAAAGTATACCCCGAACTGGGCGAAGACTACGAAGCTCCTGCAACCCCCACCAGAATCTCTAACAAGCCTGCAGGCGCATCGCTGACACAACAATTGGATGTTTCCCTGGAGAAAGCCAAGATTGGCCCCGAACTGTTGGATAGCTTAGGCAAAGGTCTGACCAACCTGGCCGACTCTGCCAAGAAAATGTCGAACCTCTCCGATGCAGCCGTAGCCACTAACGACTACGCTACCAACGTGAAGAAGGCTTCTACGCAGCTTTTGGAAATGAACAAGTCCTACGACACTGCCATCAAGGCCGTATCGAGCATGTCTGAAGCTTCCAAAGATGCTGGCGAATACCACTCTCAAGTACAAAAAGTGACTAAAAACCTTGCTGCTCTCAATTCAGTGTATGAAATGGAGTTGAAGGATGCCGATAGCCACGTTAAAAACATGAACAAGTTCTACGAAAGCCTCACCGGCGCTATGACTGGACTCTCCAAAGTTGGTGATAACACGGCGAAGTTCACTTCCGAACTTGGTAAGCTCACAGACAACCTGACTTCTTTGAACAAGGTTTATGGCAGCATGCTCACCGCGATGAAAGGCGGCGGACAGAACGCATAA